Proteins encoded within one genomic window of Paramisgurnus dabryanus chromosome 11, PD_genome_1.1, whole genome shotgun sequence:
- the lhfpl5b gene encoding LHFPL tetraspan subfamily member 5b, with translation MANEKMLPAQEAAKIYHTNYVRNARAIGVLWGVFTICFAIITVVVYIQPYWIGDSVNTPQSGYFGLFHYCIGNPITSELVCKGSVFDFGSIPSGAFRTAMFFVGCSMLLIVGTIVCLGLFFFCNAGSVYKICAWMQTASAALMAMGCMIYPDGWDAPEVKRMCGERTTKYTIGNCTIRWAYILGIICILDAGVLALLAFTLGNRQDNLLPEDFEVEVGNDSG, from the exons ATGGCGAACGAGAAAATGCTGCCAGCCCAAGAGGCTGCCAAAATCTATCACACCAACTATGTGAGAAATGCTAGAGCCATCGGTGTCCTGTGGGGCGTTTTCACCATATGTTTCGCCATTATTACTGTAGTGGTCTACATTCAGCCTTACTGGATTGGTGACAGTGTAAACACCCCACAGTCTGGATACTTTGGACTCTTTCACTACTGTATTGGGAACCCTATCACCTCTGAATTGGTCTGCAAGGGAAGCGTTTTCGACTTTGGTTCAATCCCATCTGGGGCTTTCAGGACTGCTATGTTCTTCGTAGGCTGCTCGATGCTGCTTATCGTGGGAACCATCGTATGTTTGGGTCTTTTCTTCTTCTGCAACGCTGGAAGTGTGTACAAAATATGCGCGTGGATGCAAACAGCTTCAG CGGCATTGATGGCGATGGGCTGTATGATTTATCCGGATGGGTGGGATGCTCCAGAGGTGAAGCGAATGTGTGGTGAGAGGACAACCAAGTACACAATTGGGAACTGCACCATACGTTGGGCTTACATTTTGGGTATCATCTGCATCCTTGATGCAGGGGTACTGGCACTACTTGCTTTTACTTTGGGCAACCGACAGGACAATCTGCTGCCAGAGGACTTTGAGGTGGAAGTTGGAAACGACAGTGGGTGA